The genomic DNA CAATGCCGTCCTGCACAAGGGTACGTGGGGGCAGAGGGCAGGGGGTGCAGGGAAGGGTGGGCTGTGCCGAGTGAGACCACGGGGCAGAGCAGCCTTGGGGAactgctggaggaggagctgatgttCAGTTGGGTCACGAGGTGCCGTGGGGCTTCGGGGTCAGCAGTTCTGGCTGTGCGTTGCAGTGCTGAACCAGCTCGAGGAGCTGCTGAGTGACATGAAGGCTGATGTGACGCGCTTGCCCTCCATGCTGTCCCGCATCCCTCCTGTGGCTGCACGGCTGCAGATGTCGGAGCGCAGCATCCTCAGCCGCCTGACCACGCGTGGCGGGGAGCCCACGGTGCAGCAGGTGCGTGGGCTGGAGGagtgcagagctgccctggggTGCCCTGTGtccctgccccagctctgcactgcacacCCTGTGTTCCagcttcccttctttcctcagGGCTCCTTTGGTTCCTCCCAGATCTACAACAACAGCTTTGGACCGAATTTCCGAGGTCCTGGGCCGGGTGGGATTGTCAACTACAGCCAGATGCCTCTGGGACCCTATGTGACAGGTAGGCTGAAGCTTCTGACGGACACAAGCAGGGAAATTGAAGTGACAGATCTTAGTGCAAAGCAAGGATGGTGGTGAgcagctgttttctctcttaCCAACAGATATTTAGCCCTTTCCAAgactttcttctgctgttcccATTCCCACCCGAGGTAAGGCTGCACCTGTGACCATCCTCTGAGCTGTCGTGTGCTGGCAGACCACGAGTCCCTGTCTGTCCCCTCAGCAGCCCCTGGGCCACTCTGCAGCCCCGAGAAGAAGCCGCAGGGTCACCAAGGGATGGGGATGCAGTGGGCAGAGGGGATGCAGCCCCGCGCCCCTCGTCCCCACATGTGCTTCAACCCCCGTGACCCCGACCATCGCCAGAACTTCTCTGAAGGGGATTTCATTTCCTTGTACATTTTTTGCACTTTCTTATTGAAGACTTGAAGAGTTTGTCTGGAAGTGTGGGATGAGTTAAGAAGGGATACAGAATAACAGTATTTATGTCTGTTTTTATTGACATGTATCAGAGTTAAAGGGAGACCTGTTGGAAGCTCTGTTTCTAGTCCAGTTCCACGCTGACCGTTAGGCGCCAAGCTTACTCCTGTTCAGTAGCTTCCCTGTAAGTTCtatttttatgtcctttttgtgTTTGAGCAAGCGCATGCCCAccgctgccctgctgcagcacagggagcagagaggaggaggaggaggaggagaggagttGGCTGCCACCGCTCCCAGCCCatccctgggctgcagtgagccCTGCCTTGGGTCCCTCTGCCTGCAACCTGCCCTCCATGCTGCACGGAGGAGAGCACGGTTGGGCAGGGCTTCCTTCCATCCTCTCTGCGGCCACAAGCTGCCTGGAGCTGGGGGGGGGTCGtgggggctgctgcagcagagcagagggtgGCCGGACTGCTGCCTTTGTGCCTGGTGGGCTGCTATTTTGTGATACTGACTGCACCGTGGTGACCTTTCGTAGGAGGTTTATGGCACCTGTAACCAACACACTCACATTTACTTTGTACTCTGTGTGTTTTGGTTCATGTTCTCTGTGTTTTAATAAATCCTGTAAAAAGGAGGTGGGAGCAGCGTCGTTATTGTGCTGGCGACGAGGGGAGCTCTGCTCTTCCACCCCAGGGATCAGGGTGGAAGGAGGGCACAATGCTCAAGGAGGAGCCAGCCCCTGCCTGGACCCCCCCTGCTGTCCCCCTTGGAGCCCAAAGCCCCGGGCAGTGGCACCATGTGCCGTGGTGCTCGGTGCCATCCCAGCGTGTACGTGTATGTAGGTGTGCCTGCGGTGTgtgatgtgagcacagtgacaCATCTGTACATTGCCTACAGATGCACGCAGATATGCAATTCTATATACCTGCTTATGTGTATTTCTGCGTGGTTTGTGCAGATATATAAAAATGGCAGCTCTCCCTTCTCTATCCCACCTGCACGCACCTTCACTGCTCCACCTCCCTGCCTCCACGCAGCAGCGTTTGCTGTTTCCCCTGCACGGGGAGAGGGACAACAGGCGCTGCCTGGGGAGGGGCTGTGTGGAGTCCCCCCGCCCAGGGGTTCCCGTTGCCCACCCATCTTCTCCTCCCTCACGCCCATCCCAGGCAAGGGCACAGACGCAGCGTGccggggctgcagagcagagcgcTGGAAGGAGGGGTGGTGGTGATTTGTTGGTGGTGTCGCACAGCAGCCTCTTACAGCCCCGGCGCTGATCCGggccagcacccagccctgcgcACGTAGCGCTCCCGCggtgctctgagcacagctgcacCCAACGGCCTCCTTGTCCGGAAACACAAAGtaaagaagagaagcagcagggagacgcATGCAACGGCTAGGGCTGCCGCCCAGGACGGCCCCCGCCGGCTGAGTCCTCCGCACGGTGCCGGGACGCCCCcagcagcgcagcgcagcgcagcgcagaGCCTGGCCGTGCGCCCCGCGGCTCCGAGTCCAGGCGCGGGCGCGCGCTGCCCAGCACTCTCCCCGGCGGCGGCTTTCTTGCATTCAAAGTAAATGTTATGTAGTAAGCGTTATGTTCTCTTGCAGCGACGTTTGGAACGGTTTCTCTACACTCTTGGCGTGCTGTTCTTGATGCGGGCCGCGCTCTCCACTTTGCTTCATCCAAGCGTAAGCAAGCGAtcgggcggcggggcggcgtGCCGGGCGCCTAGGAGCGGTAGTCCTTCTTGCTGTAGGGTTTGTTGCCCAGGATGCTGTCGATCTCATGGACGATGGAAGACGACAGCTTGGGAAGGACCTGCACGGAGCGCAGCCGCAGCTGTGCGGGGTGCCCCGCCTCCCGCTCTGTGCCCGCCGCTCAGCATCGCCGCGCAGCGCTTTCGACTCATCCGCAACGTGTGGCAGCACCGCGCGGCCGTGCCGCTGCGCGTCTCACCTGTATGGCTCCGATGTTCTCCATCAGCTGGTCGGCGTTGGAGGCTCCCAGCAGCACGGAGCTGACGCCCTCGTTGCGCAGGCACCATGCTGGGGATACGGAGTGCTGAGCTGAGCGGCGCCCGGCCGCtgccccccactgcccccccacccccttaCCAATAGCGAGCTGTGGCAGCGTGCAGCCCAGGCGCTCGGCGATGGCTTGCAGCTCCTTCAGTTTAGCCTGCTGCCGCCGGCCCTCCTCACTCAGGATCTTGTCCTTCAGCCACTGGTACCCCTGGGGTGGGAGAGAGGTGAGTGGGGGGCTCTCAGGAGCCCTGAGACCCCCACACCGCATATCTCTCCATGGTGCTCACCTTCAGTGATGCTCTTGAGTACGGAGGAATGCCGCCGTCATACTTCCCTGAGACGATGCCGCACGCCAGCGGTGACCAGGTCATGGCACCGACACCTggggtgagcagagcagagcagggagtgACCTGGGCACCTCGCAGGCTGCCTTCGGCCTGGGGCTGGGCAGCACTTGGGTGCTGGGGCTGATctggagggcaggaggagcagcaaggAAACCAGCCTGGGGAGCTGGGATGAGGTAAGCAGGAGTGGAGGTGGCTGGGGCACACGGGGAGATGCAGGAGCAGTGGATGAAGCCCTTGGGAAGAGGACCCGCGTGAAATGGATACCTATCTTGTGAAAGAGCTCAGGCAGCTGCACCTCCACCTTCTCCCGCTGGAACATGTGGTACTCAGCCTGCTCGCAGATCGGTGGGATCAGGTTGAACTGCCGTGCCACTGAGTACGCCTCCTGCAACCCGGATTGGCAACGTCAGCGCATGCTGCCCCATCACCACGCAGCAGGGATTTGGGCTGTGGGACCCCGAGGGACGCGGCTCCTACCATGATCTCCATGGAGCTCCAGCGCGACGTGCCCCAGTACATGGCCATCCCCTGGTTGATGACGTGGGTCATGGCGCGCACCGTCTCTGCCGGaggaagggagagcagcaggcGGGCGTtagggcacagggatggggctgggccGTGCACATCTTGCAAGCAGTGTACATCCAAACGCCAAACGGGCAGGAGTTGGGtgtggaaattaaaacaaaagggaaTGGAAATCGACCcgagagagaaagagagactgCGTGGAAATGGCTTCTCCGCAATGAATGCATTTCCAGATCTATTGAAAACAGACCCAGGTCAAACCACACGGCGAGCATCACATGGAGGTGGGCAGAGGTCGGAGTGCTGAGATGAGGAGGGAGGGACAAAAAGGCGATGTATGGTCCTCAGTCAGGAGAGGGCACAGGAGGGCACTGAGGAAGGGATGCAATTGGGGACGTAGCGCTGCTCCCAGGTAatggggctggagctgcctcCAGCTCATCCCAAAGTGCTCCACCACAGAAATTAGTCAAAACAGGGTTTAAGGATATACAAAAGAGAGCACCCTCCCAAAGCCGGCATTCTGTAGCTGTAGCCCATTCTGGGCTGTGCCATGGCCTGTGGGAATGGGGGTCCCCAGGGCTGCGCTGGCACACAGCGCTTACaaatgctgcaggaggagggaagCAGGTGGATGTTCCCACACCCTCTGGTACCAACGGGCtggaagcacagctgctgtgcccaCTGTGGCTCAGGGCAGTAGGAAATGTGGAGCTGAGGGATTCGTTGCTCCATCCCAGAGCGATGCTGGGAGGAAGGGGTTGGGGGCTGCCACAACTTGAGGCGGCAGCAGGCTGCTTCAAACCACGCGGGCTGGGTTACAAGCCAAGATGCCATGCCAAGTGAAGGAAGCAAGAAGGAGAGCATGGCCGAAGTTCGGTTTAACAACACCAGCGCGTGCAGCGACAGCTCAGCCGAGCACGAGCTTTGTGTCAACCAAAGGCTTCAGCAGCCGGACCTGGCAGCTCGGCGTGGGGCAGGAGGGGCCTGCATGGAGGGCACCCCATCCTGCGTGCCAGCAAGGGACGCTGCGAGCAGCACAGGGGtacagctgggtgctgggttATGCCGTGCCCTTGGGGCGCACTGCGTGGGGACAGACTGACAGCAAGAAGAGCTGCGTGCAGCAAGGACTGACGGCTTCACCTGAGCACTGCCCAGTGCCAGAGCAGCACCAGAAGCGCAATGCTGGAGCCATGCGGGGAAGGGGAGCGGATGGGATGGGAGCACAGCTGTCTGCTTTGTTCCTTCACTTGCAAGATGTTCTGGGGACGGGGGCGTATTTTGGTTtggctgttgctgctgttttcctttgcgCATTTTATGGAGAGGGTTATTGAGGGGGGAAGGAatcaaaattaatgaaaaatgcagGTTCTGTCTCATAAAATGCCACTGGGGTTTGGACTGCGGGTACGATGTACCTTCTATGATGAATGTTCTCGACTTGGAAGAACTAAATGGGTGCCCTGGTGATAAAAGAAAGATGTAGAGAGACCAGAGGTTACAGCCGCCGGTGTCACAGTGAAGGGCACAGCGGGGGACGGGGCCGCGCTCCCCCAGCACCACGGCAGCCCCCGGCCACGCTCCTGGCACGGGGCGAGGGATGGATGCTCAGAGAGCTTTAGCTGAAGGGGTTACGCTCTGTCATGGGAAACACACTTTCAGAGGAAAGCCTGCCACAAGAAGCATGGTTACAACCCACGGATGGCAATGGAATACGGCACACGGCATGcagaaaacagggaaagaagGGACGTGGCCCCGGAGCCATGGGTCGGACACCTCGGCATGGCCGCAGCGCAGCACCCACCTTCCATGGGCGTGTTGGGGTCGGGCCGGTTGGCAAACACCACGTCCACGTAGTCCAGCTGCAGCCGCTCCAGCGACGCCTTCAGacctgcagccatgcagcacaGTCAGGGCAGCCCGCGCTCCGCGCCGCAccctgcaccccacagccatACCTTCAATGATGTGCTTCCGGGACAGACCCCGCTCCGTCTCTGctctgaaagaagagaaggggCAGTGGGAGCCTGCTGCCAGCCGCAGCACTGCGGGGCAGGGCGGCTGCTACCTACTTTCCTCCCCAGAAGATCTTGGTGGTGATGACCAGGCTGGATCGTCTGCAGGGAGAAGGGCAGAGTCATAGAGCAGTAGGGTAAAtaagatggaaaagacctctaaagcCCACCTAGGCCAACCATCAGCCTATCACCACCAAACCCACTCGCAGGagcattaaggttgggaaagggCTCTATgaccaccaagtccaaccccaacccatcccactgtgcccactgaccacatccccaGGTGCCACCTCTCTGCACTGCACACCTCTGGGGTTGGGGATtccagccccagctgtgccGGTGCTCAGTCAATGCATGAGCCCTGCGCCCTGTGGGCTCTttctccctgctcctcccagcccaCGAGCATCACAATCACCAGGGAAACCTGCTGCCTAAAAGTAAAGCAGTGTGGGATGCTGGACCTTGGCGGTGAGACCTACCTCCAGCCCTTCTTTTTGATGATGTTTCCCAGCACAACCTCGGCCCTGCAAGGAAAGGGAGACATAAGCCTTGAGCTCTTTAGGCTGGAGCAGGAATTAGGTCAGAGACGCGTCAGTAATGAGAAGTGACTGCGAGCAGCGTTGGGACACAGCGGGGAGCAAAGGactccaaaacagcaggagctgctaTTCTGAAGCAGCTGTGTGGGCCCACTCGTCACACCGCTCGGCACCGGGGCCGCCCCCAGCCCAGCATCAGTGGGGCTGAGCAGAACCGGGTCAGCACACGCAGAGGCCACGGGCCGGGACGGAGCCCTCACCCCAGCAGGAGACGCTGTGGTGGGATGGAACGTTTGAGCAAATGTGAAATGACTTCCCAAAACGAGCGCGGAGAGGCGGAATGATTTAATTATTTCCACTCTCCAAACTTTCAAACCAACCTGCATGACAGCGGCTGTCCTCAGAGAGCAAACGGAGGGCAGCGTGCGGTGCGGGGATGGGAAGCGCCTATCAGTGCTCCTGGGGGGAACGTTACTGCGTGCCGCAGGACAGCAGCCCTCCTTCCAAACCCTCTCTTTCAAATATTTAGGAACTGGAGAGCCTGTGAGCATGCTTGTGCAGAAGGGCTTTGAAGACTGAATGAGCACCTGGGAACCTCGGGAGTGtggaaatgcagagctgagggagggggctgtgtggggtggggggctgtgtggggtgggggggctgtgtggggtCAGGGGGTGCCCAGCCTGGAGCAATCCCTGGGTGCTGGGGCTCCTCCTGCTCAGCACGTGGGACCAAGTGTGCAGAACGCGCCGTTCCTCCCCCAGCACAGGTTTCTGCGTAATGCAGGAGTGggtttaaagggaaaaaaagaggctcTGCCATTGTGTCGATacccacagtgctgctctgcctgctaaATATATCCCAGCCCACAGCTGCGAGGGGGCTCAGGATGTGTCCCAGAGCACCTCCAGCTGAGAACTGGAGGGATTTGGCCGTGctgaggaggagcagggctggcgAGGAAGGCTCCCCGCATGGTGCCAATGGTACTCACTTGCCGGCAGCGTAGACTTCTGCCGTGTCGAACAGATTAATGCCGTTGTCATACGCTAAAGTCATCAGCTGCTCGGCCATCTGCAGGGGGGAGAGGGGATGCCTGGGCATGGGGACACCGAGGGCCGCAGCCCCAgtgcacccagagctgctgctgaggctgtgtGCTGTCCTTACCTCGTCTGTGATCTGCCCTCCGAATGTCACCCATGTCCCTGCAGGGAGAGATGGCACGCAGTGAGCGCAGCGTGGCCGTGCTGCATCCCCAGCACCCCTACAGAGCGGGGACAGAGCCGACTTCTGTGGCTCTGAGCGGCGGCTGGGAGCGCGGTGCTGCTTGGGGCAGGATGGGGAGCGTGCACTCACCCAGGCCGAGGCAGGATACCCGCAGCCCAGACTTGCCCAGATTTCTGAAAGATAGAGAGCCGTTAGAGCAGCAGCTGGACATCGCACCGTGCTCATTAACTCAGCTAATTGCACAGAGAACCCCTCTGGTGCTGTGCGGGAGGAAGGGTGGAACCCACTCAGGAGGGCACcagtgcagagaagggcagagcacagcagcactgagctctgagcCCTGAACTGTGGCTGGAGAAGTCAGGGTTGGATTTTATGGAACACggagaggagagaaaggggaaagagtGGCTGGGAGCACCGAGCCCCAGCCCTGGTTGCTGCTCTACTTCTGCAACAGAAATAAACACGGAGCTGTCGTGAGCCAGAA from Lagopus muta isolate bLagMut1 chromosome 21, bLagMut1 primary, whole genome shotgun sequence includes the following:
- the KCNAB2 gene encoding voltage-gated potassium channel subunit beta-2 isoform X4, with amino-acid sequence MLSMTYSESLRSVASRHHADWGLQPPRRADALELRRLRDVRAAAQAKTLEEFLRTHGLSLDGCTARATGMKYRNLGKSGLRVSCLGLGTWVTFGGQITDEMAEQLMTLAYDNGINLFDTAEVYAAGKAEVVLGNIIKKKGWRRSSLVITTKIFWGGKAETERGLSRKHIIEGLKASLERLQLDYVDVVFANRPDPNTPMEETVRAMTHVINQGMAMYWGTSRWSSMEIMEAYSVARQFNLIPPICEQAEYHMFQREKVEVQLPELFHKIGVGAMTWSPLACGIVSGKYDGGIPPYSRASLKGYQWLKDKILSEEGRRQQAKLKELQAIAERLGCTLPQLAIAWCLRNEGVSSVLLGASNADQLMENIGAIQVLPKLSSSIVHEIDSILGNKPYSKKDYRS
- the KCNAB2 gene encoding voltage-gated potassium channel subunit beta-2 isoform X1, with product MQVSFVCSEHSIKSRSAEDRLNRQNASSPSLGTRSKFRAVAMVARSLGQLSVQNAPSSSESSIKQPGMKYRNLGKSGLRVSCLGLGTWVTFGGQITDEMAEQLMTLAYDNGINLFDTAEVYAAGKAEVVLGNIIKKKGWRRSSLVITTKIFWGGKAETERGLSRKHIIEGLKASLERLQLDYVDVVFANRPDPNTPMEETVRAMTHVINQGMAMYWGTSRWSSMEIMEAYSVARQFNLIPPICEQAEYHMFQREKVEVQLPELFHKIGVGAMTWSPLACGIVSGKYDGGIPPYSRASLKGYQWLKDKILSEEGRRQQAKLKELQAIAERLGCTLPQLAIAWCLRNEGVSSVLLGASNADQLMENIGAIQVLPKLSSSIVHEIDSILGNKPYSKKDYRS
- the KCNAB2 gene encoding voltage-gated potassium channel subunit beta-2 isoform X2, giving the protein MYPESTTDSPARLSLRQTGSPGMIYSARYGSPKRQLQFYRNLGKSGLRVSCLGLGTWVTFGGQITDEMAEQLMTLAYDNGINLFDTAEVYAAGKAEVVLGNIIKKKGWRRSSLVITTKIFWGGKAETERGLSRKHIIEGLKASLERLQLDYVDVVFANRPDPNTPMEETVRAMTHVINQGMAMYWGTSRWSSMEIMEAYSVARQFNLIPPICEQAEYHMFQREKVEVQLPELFHKIGVGAMTWSPLACGIVSGKYDGGIPPYSRASLKGYQWLKDKILSEEGRRQQAKLKELQAIAERLGCTLPQLAIAWCLRNEGVSSVLLGASNADQLMENIGAIQVLPKLSSSIVHEIDSILGNKPYSKKDYRS
- the KCNAB2 gene encoding voltage-gated potassium channel subunit beta-2 isoform X3, producing MYPESTTDSPARLSLRQTGSPGMIYRNLGKSGLRVSCLGLGTWVTFGGQITDEMAEQLMTLAYDNGINLFDTAEVYAAGKAEVVLGNIIKKKGWRRSSLVITTKIFWGGKAETERGLSRKHIIEGLKASLERLQLDYVDVVFANRPDPNTPMEETVRAMTHVINQGMAMYWGTSRWSSMEIMEAYSVARQFNLIPPICEQAEYHMFQREKVEVQLPELFHKIGVGAMTWSPLACGIVSGKYDGGIPPYSRASLKGYQWLKDKILSEEGRRQQAKLKELQAIAERLGCTLPQLAIAWCLRNEGVSSVLLGASNADQLMENIGAIQVLPKLSSSIVHEIDSILGNKPYSKKDYRS